One genomic region from Muriicola soli encodes:
- a CDS encoding putative porin has protein sequence MDGKLTYGITGELTNYIFDGSASLKLNEKNEIGFSAHSSSGLPNFNFLLYQSEYANYNWNNSNTFENENVQSLKFNLSSQVWGDLTAQYSTTDNYTYFSSNATEQQIADGEENSFVTPKQEGNSVNLIKVKYAKEFKYGKWALNNTVMYQNVSQTSEVLNVPQLVTRNTLYYSSNIFRNAMFLQTGITLKYFTAYNMDAYNPLLGEFYVQNREELGAFPLLDFFINAKVRQTRIYLKAEHFNSSFTGNTYYAAPGYPYRDFVIRFGLVWNFFS, from the coding sequence TTGGACGGAAAATTAACTTACGGGATTACAGGAGAATTGACGAACTATATTTTTGATGGATCGGCAAGCTTAAAACTCAATGAAAAAAATGAGATTGGTTTTAGTGCACATTCCTCTTCGGGTCTGCCCAACTTTAATTTCCTGCTCTATCAGTCGGAATACGCCAATTACAATTGGAATAACAGCAACACCTTTGAGAATGAAAATGTTCAGAGTCTTAAATTTAATTTGAGCTCTCAGGTCTGGGGAGATTTGACTGCCCAATACTCTACAACTGATAATTACACTTATTTTTCCTCTAATGCTACAGAACAGCAAATCGCAGATGGAGAAGAGAATTCTTTTGTTACTCCAAAGCAGGAGGGAAATTCGGTGAATTTAATCAAGGTGAAGTACGCTAAGGAATTCAAATATGGGAAATGGGCTCTGAACAATACGGTGATGTATCAGAATGTGAGTCAGACTAGTGAGGTACTCAATGTTCCACAATTGGTCACTCGCAATACGCTTTACTACTCAAGTAATATATTCAGAAATGCCATGTTTTTGCAAACCGGAATTACCTTAAAGTATTTCACGGCATATAATATGGATGCTTATAATCCTTTGCTGGGGGAATTCTATGTGCAGAACCGCGAGGAGTTGGGCGCTTTTCCGCTTCTCGATTTCTTTATTAATGCCAAAGTGCGGCAAACGCGAATATATCTAAAGGCTGAACATTTTAATTCTTCCTTTACCGGGAACACTTATTATGCGGCACCGGGATATCCTTATCGCGACTTTGTGATTCGTTTTGGGCTTGTCTGGAACTTCTTTTCCTGA
- a CDS encoding glutamate synthase subunit beta: MGKITGFLEYERKTEPYKPVDQRIKNFKEFTLPMKEKELRDQGARCMDCGIPFCHSGCPLGNLIPDFNDAVYRGKWEKAAEILHATNNFPEFTGRLCPAPCEEACVLGINEDPVSIENIEKNIVETAFDKGWVKAKPPELRTGKKVAVIGSGPAGLAAAQQLNRAGHLVTVYERDEKPGGLLRYGIPDFKMEKHIIDRRLKVLEEEGIEFKCGIHVGVDISAEKLKSGFDALVLCGGATVRRNLPIEGSELNGVVQAMDFLAQNNRRVDGQKKFKEEIKATDKNVIVIGGGDTGSDCIGTSFRQGAKSVTNFEILNKPTTERPQDQPWPFWPMRLRTSTSHKEGAERHFSISTKKFIGDKDGNLKALVTSEVEWVKKPGERPELKEVAGTEKEWPCDMALLALGFTGSEMTLADQLGLEADSRTNIKASARDYQSNIPGVFVAGDQRRGQSLIVWAISEGREAAYYVDSYLMGTSALPLKGEGDLPMV; the protein is encoded by the coding sequence ATGGGAAAGATCACAGGATTTTTAGAGTACGAAAGAAAGACAGAGCCTTATAAACCCGTTGACCAGCGGATTAAGAATTTTAAGGAATTCACCCTACCCATGAAAGAAAAAGAGCTCAGGGATCAGGGTGCTCGATGTATGGATTGCGGAATACCGTTTTGCCACAGTGGATGTCCCTTAGGAAATCTGATTCCGGATTTCAACGACGCGGTCTATAGGGGTAAATGGGAAAAAGCAGCTGAGATTCTGCACGCTACTAACAATTTCCCAGAATTTACTGGTCGATTATGTCCAGCTCCTTGTGAAGAGGCCTGCGTTCTAGGGATCAATGAAGATCCTGTTTCCATTGAAAATATCGAAAAAAACATAGTCGAAACTGCCTTTGATAAAGGCTGGGTTAAGGCTAAGCCACCAGAATTGAGGACTGGAAAAAAGGTCGCAGTAATAGGTTCTGGCCCTGCCGGATTAGCGGCAGCTCAACAATTGAATCGGGCTGGCCATCTAGTAACGGTCTATGAACGCGATGAAAAACCCGGAGGGCTTCTACGTTATGGTATTCCGGATTTTAAAATGGAGAAACACATTATCGACAGACGCCTAAAGGTTCTGGAAGAGGAGGGAATTGAATTTAAGTGTGGTATTCATGTGGGCGTAGACATCTCTGCAGAAAAATTAAAATCTGGTTTCGATGCTCTTGTTTTATGCGGTGGAGCTACAGTTAGAAGGAATCTACCTATTGAAGGATCGGAACTAAACGGAGTGGTTCAGGCGATGGACTTTCTGGCTCAAAATAATCGAAGGGTAGATGGGCAGAAGAAATTTAAGGAGGAAATTAAGGCCACCGATAAGAATGTCATTGTTATTGGCGGAGGGGATACAGGCTCAGATTGTATTGGAACTTCCTTCCGTCAGGGTGCAAAATCGGTCACGAATTTCGAAATATTAAACAAACCCACAACCGAAAGACCTCAGGACCAGCCCTGGCCTTTCTGGCCTATGCGACTAAGAACGAGTACCTCACATAAAGAAGGAGCGGAGCGCCATTTCAGTATCTCAACCAAAAAGTTTATTGGTGATAAGGATGGAAATCTCAAAGCATTGGTAACCTCAGAAGTAGAGTGGGTTAAAAAACCGGGCGAGCGTCCTGAACTGAAGGAAGTAGCGGGAACAGAGAAAGAATGGCCTTGTGATATGGCCTTGTTGGCTCTTGGGTTTACAGGGTCTGAAATGACGCTTGCTGATCAGTTGGGGCTTGAAGCAGATTCCCGTACAAATATCAAAGCTTCGGCAAGAGATTACCAATCCAATATCCCTGGAGTGTTTGTAGCCGGCGACCAAAGGCGTGGCCAATCGCTTATTGTCTGGGCTATTTCAGAGGGGAGGGAAGCAGCCTATTATGTAGATTCTTATCTCATGGGGACTTCTGCCCTACCCCTTAAGGGAGAAGGAGACCTACCCATGGTCTAG
- a CDS encoding putative porin produces the protein MRYLYFIILLLILLPVQAQDKLPPQRKEKDSTQFMKRNLQKPAGSDESESITRIEEYKIISFSRDTTFLDTTLSIQKEYKYNFIRRDEFELMPFANIGQPYNSLGVDRERPDLYPALGARARHFNYLEVGDIPYYNVPTPLTELFFKTTFEQGQMLDAMLTFNTSPRLNFSIAYKGFRSFGKYQYSENESGNFRTTVNYLSRNNRYSLRAHIAAQDILAEENGGLSAKEVQFESEDPEFQDRSRIDVFFTDARNKLLGKRYYLDQRYTLARKRDSLKNSSLGIGHEFSYETKYFQFQQDAQNDYFGSVLVSPIDDKASLKTFFNSVSLDYSSKFLGSLKGFVNWYQYDYFLIAF, from the coding sequence ATGAGATACCTATATTTTATAATCCTGTTACTGATCTTATTACCGGTTCAGGCCCAGGACAAGTTGCCTCCTCAGCGAAAAGAGAAGGATTCAACACAGTTCATGAAAAGGAATCTGCAAAAACCTGCGGGATCGGATGAGAGTGAATCAATAACCAGGATTGAAGAATACAAGATCATATCCTTTTCCAGAGATACCACTTTTCTCGATACCACACTTTCCATCCAAAAGGAATACAAATACAATTTTATCAGGCGCGATGAATTTGAGCTTATGCCATTTGCTAATATTGGGCAGCCGTATAACAGCCTTGGTGTGGATCGAGAGCGGCCAGACCTGTATCCGGCATTGGGAGCCAGGGCGCGACATTTCAATTATCTCGAAGTGGGGGATATACCTTATTATAATGTCCCAACACCTTTGACAGAACTTTTCTTTAAAACCACCTTTGAACAGGGGCAGATGCTGGATGCTATGCTCACCTTTAACACCTCTCCCAGATTAAATTTTTCTATTGCCTACAAGGGATTCCGTTCTTTTGGGAAATATCAGTACAGTGAGAACGAATCGGGAAATTTCAGGACTACGGTCAACTACCTATCCAGGAATAATCGTTATTCCCTCAGGGCCCATATCGCGGCACAGGATATTTTGGCAGAAGAGAACGGAGGCTTAAGTGCTAAGGAGGTGCAATTTGAATCTGAAGATCCTGAATTTCAGGACAGATCCAGGATAGATGTATTTTTTACCGACGCGAGGAACAAATTATTGGGAAAGCGATATTATTTGGACCAACGCTACACCCTGGCCAGAAAAAGAGATTCATTAAAAAACTCCTCACTAGGGATCGGGCATGAATTTAGTTACGAAACCAAGTATTTTCAATTTCAGCAGGATGCGCAGAATGATTATTTCGGCTCAGTTCTGGTGTCCCCGATTGATGACAAAGCAAGTCTGAAGACTTTTTTCAATAGTGTTAGCCTTGATTATTCCAGCAAATTTCTCGGCTCACTTAAAGGCTTTGTAAACTGGTACCAATACGATTACTTTTTAATAGCATTCTGA